A window from Bacteroidota bacterium encodes these proteins:
- a CDS encoding DUF1565 domain-containing protein, with translation MKPIYTTLVLLFIIKTAFSQTSYYVNDNSTSGDVLTTAVGNNANAGTAASPFASLQYAVNLAAADDIIYVDAGSYAEQVIINKGITIIGAGQNLTFFTPPASTLVPAPGPFTEIGLFVTTQNIGDVNISNLTINSNSGSQNIIIQSGGSVKNCILLNGGQGVFFRVESAVKNALIENNTIQPDGIGINCQGGGLTVTIRSNIISKATGYYAGIFAGLDFGPLPQLTIQNNIVNNYTGEGLLVNSFNGSYTSNSITGTSTFAINRSGGNTPLATCNWFGTSNAGTVASKINGFVVYSPFLTNGTDNSSNPGFQPAGTCGNAYYVNDASTAGDIFTTAVGNNANAGTAAAPFATLQYAVNTASANDIIYVDAGTYTEQVTITKGISIFGAGQNATSILKPAVVVAPPAGPSAFSESGVIQTAQNIGEVNIKDLSVTGDYNVGVTPIIIQSSGSLRNCQLQSGNQGLFVRIDAATNPGAKTFYIEGNIIQAEYIAVNVEGTALHAILSNNTISAYNAGFSVGIFAGLDFGAIGRITATNNLFSSYLTSGIWVNAFNASITQNAFTGAGSSAINRLGGASITANCNWYGAANASSIVPKINAGVNYSPWYIDGTDLSPATGFQHWTESCGGSTNIYYVNDNSTTGDIFTTTTGNDANAGTSPTSPLATFGAALTKASPGATIYMDAGTYTAQDLTINKSVSVIGTNYHVSPNSTSDPLLLNSTRNSESIIDNTNWILGASDLRFEGLTFNSTSKQAITMMNDIFANHNFYRNRFRISSNATQIFIAGSGPATMAPSAIVNWGFGLTDNRFEKQDGSAGQTLDISRFGSVNITNNSFVVTGPTPRTQSVLNIGGNGVVNYVYIGQNTFDQAATAISGAGSRLAVVNMNYNKIINSSNAFSAGNLLAESSEVAFRYNTLDGSGGVVPFIEYTRQAGDASGSSSSFTAEENIITGTAIAGTTTLLSSMHLIFANSVLNQSLTVRNNKITYNGDFSTVEGQFIRPIMMRGNLKNAVVEKNEISLSGNNLQPRNPTVNLPVCPAITLYTENGSGAFLQPGSVINILNNKVNGFKHSFAAFDPGAGNDVFIGYGNIPAGVTVNINNNSFTGDSISINNGTVGQPVLATCNWYVSGDAALVVPKISGIATYSPWLSNGTDNSVATGFQPLSNVCNGRQNKFYVNDVSQTGDVFTTAVGNDANTGIPSAPLLTIAAALTKASAGDSIFMDAGTYVLSADLTIGKAVTILGTNYLLSPNDVNDKRVLNAVRNAESIVSNATLIIGSNDISIQGMVLDPGTGAIAVFLGSGTNYSNISLAKNRLKMNSLSPAVRFEGQGTNTVAVSALVNSGFTINDNRFEKYDAGQSLAINISRLKNVTVTNNAFVVGGSTLRNYTAIAMGNVGVIDAITFSSNTIDRALNVITGSRIGNAVLNGNKIYNTTNGFNISNTIPESSIIEFSNNLLDGSAGVSPFSFYTRSGGGNAGASSLFKAENNIVTAVAVPGTTTLLGTFNATFTNTVLNPSMIIRGNKITYSGNLSTVEGQFIRPIVIRGKLTNATVENNELTLSGTNLQARNPANVLPVCPAISLYSDNGSGSVIPTGSVINILNNKIDGFKYSFVVFDPINAAGTGDAFTGFGNLGPNIAVNVHENSFTGDSMSINNGSVGYPIDASCNWYGSSALQNLVGKFSTELDNVYLPYLTNGTDNDIATGFQPVAGSCNGQPIQARLDGFTNVTCNGLNNGTASVTVFNGVAPFVFAWTKDGDPLFSSNVEDPANFGPGTYHLLITDALGTNIILDANTDITTINVTITEPPVLTATASGTNVNCFNGTNGTASVTAGGGTPGYTYSWSNGATTSSISNLAAGIYNVTVTDGNGCTKLASYEVTQPALLTATGSGTNVSCFGGSNGTATVTVGGGTSPFAYAWSNGGITQSISGLPIGTYSVIVTDAKGCTAQSSYQVTQPALLTATGSGTNVSCFGGSNGTATVTVGGGTSPFTYAWSNGGTTQSIPGLGIGTYNIIVTDAKGCTAQSSYQVTQPTLLTAVATGTSTTCANSATVVPNGGTAPYTYLWSNGATTQAISSLPAGTYTVTVTDNKGCIVTASCTVTATEAFNPSASVVNASCYNTATGSITVTNVNATAPFRFSIDGVNFSAPQALPYTFNNLAVGAYTITVRDANGCTGFVEKTITQPTQLNITLNNVQSTCFGTNTGSVNVSVSGGSPSYSYLWNGPGGYTSTQLNISNLASGQYTLTVTDSKGCPKVLQAIVPSYNEVIVSAVVTNVACKSDASGSIVISASGGDGSLNHKWSTGATTAGIFNLPAGTYRDTITNSGSGCIIIKTYTITQPSSLLKLNNPTITDVSGCDIANLGSISASATGGGSSYQFKLNNGSYQPSGTFNALNAGSYTVWVKDNLGCEKSTIAIVGDNGSDAYEGTGGNKNNSKTKAFAIPLGSISARIPTTADPADWYKFTANIAGSYTLSLSHPSASFTINLYTLDSTNSINTQSGSIALNKLYYLLANKTYYIQVTGGPSPTCYQLSINNTLLTRMSSELIVKENKTFVDKLSTSVFPNPHHGAFGIRIESAQDGAAVLEILNAAGQLVAEKRTTVNKGGVSIVNFTNMNHNILFYRVRIGDEISTGKIIGPH, from the coding sequence TGCAAATGCAGGAACCGCTGCGTCACCATTTGCATCATTGCAATATGCCGTTAACCTGGCTGCTGCAGATGATATTATTTATGTAGATGCGGGCAGCTATGCTGAGCAGGTAATTATTAACAAAGGGATCACCATTATTGGTGCCGGACAAAATCTGACATTTTTTACTCCGCCGGCTTCAACACTGGTTCCTGCTCCGGGTCCTTTTACCGAGATTGGTTTGTTTGTAACAACACAGAATATCGGTGATGTGAACATCAGTAATTTAACCATCAACAGCAACAGCGGTTCTCAGAATATCATTATTCAAAGCGGTGGCAGTGTTAAGAATTGTATATTGCTCAATGGCGGACAGGGAGTTTTTTTCAGGGTGGAATCTGCTGTAAAAAATGCATTGATTGAAAATAATACTATTCAGCCCGATGGTATAGGTATTAACTGCCAGGGTGGTGGATTAACTGTTACTATTCGCAGCAACATTATCAGCAAGGCAACGGGTTATTATGCTGGCATTTTTGCAGGGCTTGATTTTGGACCGTTGCCACAACTTACTATTCAGAATAATATCGTCAATAATTATACAGGCGAAGGCTTACTAGTAAATAGTTTTAATGGCAGCTATACATCAAATAGTATTACAGGCACCAGTACGTTTGCTATAAACCGAAGCGGAGGTAATACACCTCTTGCAACTTGCAACTGGTTCGGCACTTCAAATGCAGGAACTGTTGCATCAAAAATCAACGGGTTTGTTGTTTATTCGCCCTTTCTTACCAACGGAACAGATAATAGCAGTAATCCTGGTTTTCAACCCGCAGGCACCTGTGGTAATGCCTATTATGTAAACGATGCAAGTACTGCAGGCGATATATTTACAACTGCAGTTGGTAATAATGCCAATGCAGGAACAGCAGCAGCGCCATTTGCTACATTACAATATGCGGTGAATACAGCATCAGCGAATGATATTATTTATGTGGACGCAGGTACTTATACCGAGCAGGTAACTATTACAAAAGGAATATCAATATTCGGTGCAGGTCAAAATGCAACTTCAATTCTTAAACCTGCGGTTGTAGTAGCTCCGCCGGCCGGTCCCAGTGCGTTTAGTGAGTCTGGCGTAATACAAACAGCACAAAATATAGGCGAGGTTAACATCAAAGATTTATCTGTAACCGGCGATTATAATGTGGGTGTAACACCTATCATCATACAGAGCAGTGGCAGTCTACGTAATTGTCAACTGCAAAGTGGTAACCAGGGATTGTTTGTCAGAATTGATGCTGCAACAAACCCCGGTGCAAAAACATTTTATATTGAAGGCAATATTATTCAGGCTGAGTATATAGCAGTAAATGTGGAAGGCACAGCATTACATGCAATTCTTTCCAATAATACAATTTCGGCATATAATGCAGGCTTCTCAGTTGGGATTTTTGCTGGTTTGGATTTTGGAGCTATTGGTCGCATAACTGCAACGAATAACTTATTCAGCTCATACCTTACTTCTGGTATTTGGGTTAATGCATTCAATGCAAGCATTACACAAAATGCTTTTACAGGTGCAGGGTCTTCTGCAATTAACAGGTTAGGTGGGGCTAGTATTACAGCCAATTGTAATTGGTATGGTGCTGCTAATGCTTCTTCAATTGTTCCTAAGATTAATGCTGGAGTAAATTATTCTCCATGGTATATTGATGGAACTGATTTAAGTCCTGCTACAGGGTTTCAGCATTGGACAGAATCATGCGGCGGAAGTACTAATATTTATTATGTAAATGATAACAGTACTACCGGCGATATATTTACAACTACAACTGGTAATGATGCCAATGCAGGAACATCACCAACATCACCACTGGCAACGTTTGGTGCAGCACTTACAAAAGCATCACCCGGCGCTACCATTTATATGGATGCAGGAACATATACTGCACAAGATCTTACCATCAATAAATCTGTTTCGGTAATAGGTACAAACTATCATGTATCACCGAACAGCACATCTGATCCTTTACTGCTTAACAGCACACGAAATTCCGAATCTATAATTGATAATACCAACTGGATTCTTGGGGCTTCTGATTTACGTTTTGAAGGATTGACATTTAATTCAACAAGTAAACAGGCCATTACTATGATGAATGATATTTTTGCTAATCATAACTTTTATAGAAACCGGTTTAGAATCAGTTCGAACGCTACTCAAATATTTATTGCAGGATCGGGTCCGGCTACCATGGCACCTTCCGCTATTGTCAACTGGGGATTTGGCCTGACAGATAACAGGTTTGAAAAACAAGACGGATCAGCAGGTCAAACGCTTGACATCAGCCGGTTTGGGAGTGTAAATATTACCAATAATTCTTTTGTAGTTACAGGGCCAACTCCACGTACACAATCGGTACTTAATATCGGTGGGAATGGCGTAGTTAACTATGTCTATATAGGTCAAAACACTTTTGACCAGGCTGCAACCGCCATAAGTGGAGCTGGCAGCCGGTTAGCCGTTGTGAATATGAATTATAATAAAATTATTAATAGCAGCAATGCGTTTTCAGCAGGTAACCTATTAGCCGAATCATCTGAAGTTGCATTCAGGTATAATACGTTGGATGGAAGTGGCGGGGTTGTGCCATTTATAGAATATACCCGGCAAGCAGGCGATGCTTCAGGATCTTCATCATCTTTCACAGCAGAAGAAAATATAATTACGGGTACAGCCATTGCAGGTACTACAACCCTGCTTAGCAGTATGCATTTAATTTTTGCAAACAGTGTTTTAAATCAGTCATTAACCGTTCGTAATAATAAGATTACCTACAACGGAGACTTTAGTACTGTAGAAGGTCAATTTATACGACCTATTATGATGAGAGGCAATTTGAAAAACGCAGTGGTCGAAAAAAATGAAATCTCTTTAAGCGGCAATAACCTGCAACCAAGAAACCCAACAGTGAATTTACCGGTTTGTCCTGCTATTACTTTATACACAGAGAATGGGTCAGGCGCATTTTTACAACCGGGCAGTGTTATTAATATTCTTAATAATAAAGTAAACGGATTCAAGCATTCTTTTGCAGCATTTGATCCCGGCGCAGGTAATGATGTTTTCATTGGCTATGGCAATATACCTGCAGGAGTTACTGTAAACATCAACAATAATAGTTTTACGGGTGATTCTATATCCATCAACAATGGCACAGTGGGTCAGCCGGTGCTTGCCACCTGTAACTGGTATGTTTCAGGTGATGCAGCATTAGTTGTTCCTAAAATAAGTGGTATAGCAACTTACAGCCCATGGTTGAGTAATGGTACAGATAATAGTGTTGCTACAGGATTTCAGCCCTTATCAAATGTTTGTAACGGAAGACAAAATAAATTTTATGTAAACGATGTATCACAAACAGGCGATGTATTTACAACAGCTGTAGGTAATGATGCAAACACAGGAATCCCATCTGCCCCATTGCTTACAATAGCTGCAGCACTTACAAAAGCATCCGCCGGTGATAGCATTTTTATGGATGCAGGAACTTATGTTTTATCCGCTGATCTTACAATTGGCAAAGCGGTTACAATACTTGGGACTAACTATCTTCTTTCACCTAACGATGTTAACGACAAAAGAGTTTTGAATGCCGTAAGAAATGCTGAATCAATCGTAAGTAATGCTACATTGATAATTGGCAGTAATGATATTTCAATACAAGGAATGGTTCTTGATCCGGGAACAGGGGCAATAGCAGTATTCTTGGGTAGTGGCACCAACTACAGCAATATAAGTCTTGCAAAAAATCGTCTTAAAATGAATTCTTTAAGCCCTGCAGTCAGATTTGAAGGACAGGGAACCAATACAGTTGCCGTGTCTGCACTGGTTAATTCAGGATTTACAATTAATGATAACCGGTTTGAAAAGTATGATGCCGGTCAGAGTTTAGCAATTAATATCAGTCGACTCAAAAATGTTACCGTGACCAACAACGCATTTGTAGTAGGTGGGTCAACTTTACGAAACTACACCGCAATTGCAATGGGGAATGTTGGAGTGATTGATGCGATTACATTTTCTTCAAATACAATTGACAGGGCATTGAATGTAATTACCGGAAGCCGGATAGGCAATGCTGTGCTAAATGGAAATAAAATATATAATACGACTAATGGTTTCAATATTTCGAATACAATACCTGAGTCTTCAATCATTGAGTTTTCCAATAATTTGCTGGATGGCAGCGCAGGTGTTTCGCCATTTTCTTTTTATACCCGTAGTGGCGGGGGCAACGCAGGAGCATCCAGTTTATTTAAAGCAGAAAATAATATAGTCACCGCAGTAGCAGTTCCCGGAACAACAACTTTGCTTGGAACCTTCAATGCTACTTTCACAAATACTGTATTGAATCCTTCCATGATCATACGTGGTAATAAAATAACCTATTCAGGTAATTTAAGTACTGTGGAAGGACAATTTATCCGTCCAATTGTTATAAGAGGTAAGCTGACAAATGCAACTGTAGAAAATAATGAACTGACACTTAGCGGAACTAACCTTCAGGCAAGAAACCCTGCTAATGTATTGCCTGTTTGTCCGGCTATTTCCCTTTATTCAGACAATGGATCAGGCTCAGTTATACCAACTGGTTCAGTCATAAATATTTTGAATAATAAAATAGACGGCTTTAAGTATTCTTTTGTAGTATTTGATCCCATAAATGCTGCGGGCACCGGTGATGCTTTCACTGGTTTTGGAAATCTCGGGCCTAATATTGCGGTGAATGTGCATGAAAATAGTTTTACTGGTGATTCAATGAGCATTAATAATGGATCAGTTGGTTACCCGATAGATGCTTCATGCAACTGGTATGGTTCATCAGCTCTTCAAAATCTTGTTGGTAAATTCTCAACAGAGCTTGATAATGTTTACTTACCATACCTCACGAATGGAACGGATAATGATATAGCGACAGGATTTCAGCCTGTAGCAGGTTCATGTAATGGTCAACCAATACAGGCACGTTTGGATGGATTTACAAATGTTACCTGCAATGGTCTAAACAATGGTACGGCAAGTGTTACAGTATTTAATGGAGTGGCGCCGTTTGTATTTGCCTGGACAAAAGATGGCGATCCATTATTCAGTTCAAATGTCGAAGACCCAGCCAATTTTGGTCCGGGTACCTATCATTTATTAATCACTGATGCATTAGGTACAAATATAATTTTAGATGCGAATACAGATATAACAACTATCAATGTTACTATTACCGAACCACCAGTATTAACAGCAACAGCAAGCGGTACCAATGTAAATTGTTTTAATGGTACAAATGGTACAGCATCGGTAACAGCAGGAGGTGGTACACCTGGTTATACTTATTCATGGAGCAATGGGGCAACGACCAGTTCAATTTCAAACCTCGCTGCAGGAATTTATAATGTTACAGTGACTGATGGCAACGGTTGCACCAAACTAGCAAGCTATGAAGTAACACAGCCTGCATTATTAACAGCAACAGGAAGCGGAACCAATGTAAGTTGCTTTGGAGGTTCTAATGGTACTGCAACTGTTACAGTAGGCGGTGGTACATCACCATTTGCTTATGCGTGGAGTAATGGAGGTATTACGCAATCAATCTCTGGGCTGCCAATAGGAACTTATAGTGTTATTGTGACAGATGCGAAAGGATGTACTGCACAGTCATCATATCAAGTAACACAACCTGCGTTATTAACAGCAACAGGAAGCGGAACCAATGTAAGTTGCTTTGGAGGTTCTAATGGTACTGCAACTGTTACCGTAGGCGGTGGTACATCACCATTTACTTATGCATGGAGTAATGGAGGTACTACGCAATCAATCCCTGGCCTGGGAATAGGAACTTATAATATTATTGTAACTGATGCGAAAGGATGTACAGCACAGTCATCATATCAAGTAACACAACCAACATTGCTGACAGCAGTTGCTACAGGTACATCAACTACCTGTGCAAACTCTGCAACTGTGGTTCCAAATGGCGGTACTGCTCCATATACTTATTTGTGGAGTAATGGTGCAACTACACAAGCTATCAGCAGCTTGCCTGCCGGTACATATACAGTAACTGTAACGGATAATAAAGGATGTATTGTCACAGCAAGTTGTACCGTTACAGCAACTGAAGCATTTAATCCATCAGCTTCGGTTGTAAATGCATCTTGCTATAATACAGCAACAGGTTCCATTACCGTAACGAATGTAAATGCAACAGCACCATTCCGCTTCAGTATCGATGGCGTAAACTTCTCAGCACCACAGGCTTTGCCATATACTTTCAATAATCTGGCTGTAGGTGCCTATACAATTACTGTAAGAGATGCAAATGGCTGTACAGGGTTTGTTGAAAAAACAATTACACAGCCAACTCAGTTAAACATTACATTGAATAATGTTCAAAGCACCTGCTTCGGTACAAACACTGGTTCAGTGAATGTATCAGTATCCGGCGGCTCGCCATCTTATAGTTACTTGTGGAACGGCCCGGGTGGTTATACATCGACCCAGCTTAATATCAGTAATCTTGCATCTGGTCAGTATACGCTTACAGTAACTGATAGCAAAGGTTGTCCAAAAGTTCTGCAGGCTATAGTGCCTTCTTATAATGAGGTTATTGTATCAGCAGTTGTTACAAATGTTGCTTGCAAAAGCGATGCAAGTGGATCAATTGTGATTAGTGCATCAGGAGGAGATGGAAGCTTAAATCATAAATGGAGCACGGGTGCCACAACTGCAGGTATATTTAATCTTCCTGCAGGCACATATAGGGATACAATTACAAATTCAGGTAGCGGTTGTATTATTATTAAAACTTATACAATTACTCAACCGTCCTCCTTACTTAAACTGAACAATCCAACAATTACTGATGTAAGCGGTTGTGACATTGCCAATCTTGGATCTATATCTGCTTCTGCAACTGGAGGTGGAAGTAGTTACCAATTTAAGTTGAATAATGGCAGTTATCAGCCATCAGGAACATTTAATGCATTAAATGCAGGTAGTTATACAGTTTGGGTAAAAGACAATCTCGGTTGTGAGAAATCTACAATTGCTATCGTGGGTGATAACGGAAGTGATGCTTATGAAGGAACAGGCGGTAATAAGAACAATTCAAAAACCAAAGCTTTTGCGATTCCGCTTGGTTCTATATCAGCAAGAATTCCGACAACTGCTGACCCTGCTGATTGGTATAAGTTTACTGCTAATATTGCTGGCAGCTACACTTTGAGTTTGTCACATCCTTCTGCCAGTTTCACAATTAATCTATATACACTGGATAGTACAAACTCGATAAATACACAATCAGGGTCTATAGCATTGAATAAATTATATTATCTCCTTGCTAATAAGACATACTACATCCAGGTTACAGGTGGACCATCTCCGACTTGTTACCAGCTTTCTATCAACAACACATTGCTGACAAGAATGAGTTCAGAATTAATAGTAAAGGAAAACAAAACCTTTGTCGATAAACTCAGCACATCCGTATTTCCCAATCCACATCATGGTGCATTCGGAATAAGAATAGAATCGGCACAAGATGGTGCAGCGGTACTTGAGATATTAAATGCAGCTGGTCAATTAGTGGCAGAAAAAAGAACGACGGTAAATAAAGGAGGAGTAAGTATTGTAAACTTCACCAATATGAACCACAATATTCTTTTCTATCGTGTAAGGATAGGTGATGAAATAAGTACAGGAAAAATAATAGGGCCCCATTAA
- the rlmN gene encoding 23S rRNA (adenine(2503)-C(2))-methyltransferase RlmN: MQKTSIKNIRHLSLQEVEEYFESIGEKKFRVKQVWEWLWQKHALSFADMSNLSKELRQKLAEEFTLPALTIKTTQVSEDGTVKSSFRTHEGHLIEGVLIPTEKRATACLSSQIGCSLSCKFCATGFIDKKRNLTFDEIYDQVAMINQQSEKIIGHKLTNIVFMGMGEPLLNYRNVLKSIERITAPDGLAMSPKRITVSTAGVAKQIRQLGDDNVKFKLALSLHAPNDKKRHEIMPINDTNNIKSLIDALNYFYKKTENEITFEYILFKNFNDSLKDAEELMKIYRQVPADLINIIEYNPIDFARYTKPDEATTEAFMNFLEKNRVNVRLRKSRGKDIDAACGQLANKN, encoded by the coding sequence ATGCAAAAAACGAGCATAAAAAATATCAGGCACCTGAGTTTACAAGAAGTGGAGGAGTATTTTGAATCAATTGGTGAAAAAAAATTCAGGGTGAAGCAGGTTTGGGAATGGCTCTGGCAAAAACATGCCCTCAGTTTTGCAGATATGAGCAACCTGAGCAAAGAACTTCGCCAGAAGTTGGCTGAAGAATTTACACTCCCTGCACTAACTATTAAAACAACCCAGGTTTCAGAAGATGGAACTGTAAAGTCAAGTTTTAGAACACATGAAGGTCATTTAATAGAAGGTGTATTAATTCCGACGGAAAAAAGGGCTACTGCCTGTTTGTCATCACAAATCGGATGCTCATTGAGTTGCAAGTTTTGCGCAACCGGGTTTATCGATAAAAAACGCAATCTCACTTTCGATGAAATTTATGACCAGGTGGCAATGATAAATCAGCAAAGTGAAAAAATAATCGGGCACAAACTCACGAATATCGTTTTTATGGGAATGGGTGAGCCGTTGCTGAATTATAGAAATGTGTTGAAGTCAATTGAACGCATTACTGCACCCGACGGGCTGGCTATGAGTCCAAAAAGAATTACGGTATCTACGGCAGGAGTAGCTAAACAAATACGGCAACTGGGAGATGATAATGTAAAATTTAAACTAGCACTGTCGTTGCATGCACCGAATGATAAGAAGCGACATGAGATAATGCCGATCAACGACACCAATAATATCAAATCCCTCATTGATGCATTGAATTATTTTTACAAGAAAACGGAGAACGAAATAACTTTTGAATATATCCTTTTCAAAAATTTCAATGACTCGCTGAAAGATGCAGAAGAGTTGATGAAAATTTACAGGCAGGTACCCGCTGACTTAATTAATATTATTGAATACAACCCGATCGATTTTGCTCGTTACACAAAACCGGATGAAGCAACAACCGAAGCATTTATGAATTTCCTCGAAAAGAACAGGGTGAATGTAAGGTTAAGAAAGAGCCGCGGAAAAGATATCGATGCAGCATGCGGACAGCTTGCCAATAAGAATTAA
- a CDS encoding acetyl-CoA C-acyltransferase yields MKNVFIIDAARTPIGKYGGVLSAIRPDDLLALVIRVLIERNNSIDINEIEEVIAGAANQSGEDNRNVARMAALLAGLPVSVAGVTVNRLCASGLQSIMDASRAIMCGDGEIYIAGGVESMTRAPFVMQKTNEAWSRKAEVFDTTMGWRFINDRLASMYYPYTMGETAENVAAQWEISREEQDAFAFNSQEKYFAAKEANKFDAELAAVEINNKDLISWVTVDEHPRKTSLEKLAKLKPAFIKDGTVTAGNSSGINDGSAALLLASEDAVKKYSLTPMARIVSMAAAGVEPAIMGIGPVPATQKALHRAGLQVHDIGLIELNEAFASQSIACIKELGLDEKKVNVNGGAIALGHPLGCSGVRISTTLLYEMKKQNVKYGLATMCVGVGQGAAVVYESV; encoded by the coding sequence ATGAAAAATGTTTTTATAATAGACGCAGCACGAACGCCAATAGGTAAATATGGAGGCGTATTATCGGCCATAAGACCGGATGATCTGCTGGCATTGGTAATTCGTGTATTGATTGAAAGAAACAATTCGATAGATATAAATGAAATAGAAGAAGTGATTGCAGGTGCAGCTAATCAAAGCGGTGAAGACAATCGTAATGTAGCGAGAATGGCTGCATTGCTTGCAGGCTTGCCAGTTTCTGTTGCAGGAGTTACGGTAAACCGTTTATGTGCATCCGGTTTGCAAAGTATAATGGATGCATCAAGAGCAATTATGTGCGGAGATGGTGAAATCTATATTGCCGGTGGTGTGGAAAGTATGACAAGGGCACCGTTCGTAATGCAGAAAACAAATGAAGCCTGGAGCCGTAAAGCAGAAGTTTTTGATACAACAATGGGCTGGCGTTTTATAAATGACAGGCTTGCTTCTATGTATTATCCATATACAATGGGTGAAACTGCGGAGAATGTGGCAGCACAATGGGAGATATCAAGAGAAGAGCAGGATGCATTTGCATTTAACTCACAGGAAAAATATTTTGCAGCTAAGGAAGCAAACAAGTTTGATGCAGAACTGGCGGCGGTTGAAATAAATAATAAAGATCTGATAAGCTGGGTAACTGTTGATGAACATCCGAGAAAAACATCTTTGGAAAAATTAGCAAAATTGAAACCTGCATTTATTAAAGACGGCACCGTTACAGCGGGTAATTCGTCAGGCATCAATGATGGTTCGGCAGCTTTGTTGCTTGCCAGTGAGGATGCTGTAAAAAAATATTCCTTGACGCCGATGGCTAGAATAGTATCAATGGCTGCAGCGGGAGTGGAGCCTGCTATCATGGGTATAGGTCCTGTGCCAGCAACACAAAAGGCTTTGCATCGTGCTGGTTTACAAGTCCATGACATTGGATTGATCGAACTTAACGAAGCATTTGCTTCGCAAAGCATTGCCTGTATTAAAGAACTGGGTTTAGATGAAAAAAAAGTGAATGTAAATGGCGGAGCCATTGCACTCGGGCATCCATTAGGTTGCAGCGGCGTAAGAATTTCAACTACATTATTATATGAAATGAAAAAGCAAAATGTAAAATATGGCCTCGCCACTATGTGTGTTGGTGTTGGACAAGGTGCTGCTGTTGTGTATGAATCTGTTTAA